From the genome of Campylobacter magnus, one region includes:
- a CDS encoding DEAD/DEAH box helicase has protein sequence MQSALFEYLKEQKSCADVIIYDSYAQALLAAHVGEYLGYECFVLPEFVAKKGDDLRAFCAELLKISETLSHFYNLEKKKKLILSPANTIGHPLPAKKHLEQIRLKLGDKLDIKELREKLLRCGYSLVDIVQDKAEASFRGEIIDIFDVASSKPVRILLDFDEIESIKSFDEATQKSDNELKEFSITPFVASFSSEQFERLSEQISHLQTDFIEQNLNSYGLWYIDDLVDFTSEFCCIFASEDIAKNNAELGNSRIPFIPEPKRFKDFEPKLNAGFFDFHSNKKITLLSATDSAIRALNLNENKNLETKQSPAWINIISDDEIIVSLNRPNTKRREKKASVVIGELNAGDFVVHEDYGIGRFVGLEQARVLGVTQEFVVITYQGGDRLLLPAGNLNLIDKYIANSGSVPQIDKLGKGGFAKIKEKVKEKLFAIANAIIELAAKRELIDAKVLEASDKYAEFKKMAGFLYTTDQQNAVDAIFSDLKSGKVMDRLLSGDVGFGKTEVAMNAIFASVSSKAAALFFVPTTLLCSQHYATLKARFEPFGIKVYRIDRFSSTKHKNEAKKALADGEPVVVIGTHSLLSLEAKNIGVIIIDEEHKFGVKQKEKLKQISQNSHILSMSATPIPRSLNMALSSVKTYSSLTTPPLDRQDVRTFVLKWNETAIKEAIMRELRRGGQIFYVHNLIADLPRLQREIKAIVPTLRILVLHGKMDAKTSEEEILNFADKKYDLLLCTSIVESGIHLPNANTIFIDNSNKFGIADLHQLRGRVGRSKAQGFCYFLVAEDAQISAEASKRLLALEANSFLGSGAVLAHHDLEIRGGGNILGDAQSGHIEAIGYSLYLKMLESEINRCLALKNDEQNTQKESQNVDIRLSINAFINSELIDSNRVRLELYRRLSKCASVDEVYEIGAEIEDRFGRLDIFTKQFLDVIIIKILAKGLGIKAISNFEQNISFTPINGEKTIIKAKSKDEDDIIEAILNHLRSKNANN, from the coding sequence ATACAATCAGCGCTTTTTGAGTATCTAAAAGAGCAAAAAAGCTGTGCTGATGTGATTATATATGACTCTTATGCGCAAGCACTTTTAGCCGCTCATGTAGGAGAGTATCTAGGCTATGAGTGCTTTGTTTTGCCTGAGTTTGTGGCAAAAAAAGGCGATGATTTAAGGGCATTTTGCGCAGAACTGCTTAAAATCAGCGAAACTCTAAGTCATTTTTATAACCTAGAAAAGAAAAAAAAGCTGATTTTAAGCCCAGCAAATACAATCGGCCACCCTTTACCAGCTAAAAAACACTTAGAACAAATTAGGCTAAAATTAGGCGATAAGCTTGATATAAAGGAGCTAAGAGAGAAACTGCTACGCTGTGGATATAGCCTAGTTGATATCGTCCAAGATAAGGCTGAGGCTAGTTTTAGAGGTGAGATAATAGATATTTTTGATGTAGCTAGCTCTAAGCCTGTGAGAATTTTGCTTGATTTTGATGAGATTGAGAGTATTAAAAGCTTTGATGAAGCTACGCAAAAAAGCGATAATGAGCTAAAAGAGTTTAGCATAACCCCTTTTGTGGCTAGTTTTAGTAGTGAGCAGTTTGAGAGACTTAGCGAGCAAATCTCCCACTTACAAACTGATTTTATAGAGCAAAACTTGAATTCTTACGGACTATGGTATATTGATGATTTAGTTGATTTTACTAGTGAGTTTTGCTGTATTTTTGCTAGTGAGGATATAGCTAAAAATAACGCAGAGTTAGGGAATTCTAGAATTCCTTTTATACCAGAGCCAAAGAGATTTAAAGACTTCGAGCCAAAGTTAAATGCTGGCTTTTTTGACTTTCACAGCAACAAAAAAATCACCTTGCTAAGCGCTACTGATAGTGCCATAAGAGCACTAAACCTTAATGAAAATAAAAATCTAGAAACAAAACAAAGCCCAGCGTGGATAAATATCATAAGCGATGATGAAATAATCGTATCTTTAAACCGTCCAAATACCAAACGAAGAGAGAAAAAAGCAAGCGTAGTAATAGGCGAGCTAAACGCAGGTGATTTTGTAGTTCACGAAGATTATGGTATAGGGCGTTTTGTAGGCTTAGAGCAAGCCAGAGTGCTAGGCGTCACGCAAGAGTTTGTAGTAATCACCTATCAAGGTGGAGATAGACTGCTTTTGCCAGCTGGCAATCTAAATCTAATAGATAAATACATCGCAAACTCAGGCTCAGTCCCACAAATAGACAAGCTTGGCAAAGGTGGCTTTGCTAAGATAAAAGAAAAGGTAAAAGAAAAACTCTTTGCCATAGCAAATGCTATCATCGAACTAGCTGCAAAGCGTGAGCTAATAGATGCTAAGGTGCTTGAGGCCAGCGATAAATACGCCGAGTTTAAAAAAATGGCTGGCTTTCTTTACACCACAGATCAGCAAAACGCAGTAGATGCGATTTTTAGCGACCTTAAAAGTGGTAAAGTCATGGATAGATTACTTAGCGGCGATGTAGGCTTTGGCAAGACTGAGGTTGCAATGAATGCAATTTTTGCTAGTGTTTCTAGCAAGGCAGCAGCATTATTTTTTGTGCCTACTACTTTGCTTTGTTCACAGCACTACGCCACGCTAAAAGCTCGCTTTGAGCCCTTTGGTATAAAAGTATACCGCATAGATAGATTTTCTAGCACAAAGCACAAAAACGAAGCCAAAAAAGCCCTAGCAGATGGAGAGCCAGTAGTGGTTATCGGCACTCACTCCCTGCTTAGCCTAGAGGCAAAAAACATAGGCGTGATTATCATAGATGAAGAGCATAAATTTGGCGTCAAACAAAAAGAAAAACTAAAACAAATTAGCCAAAACTCTCATATACTCTCAATGAGTGCTACGCCAATACCTCGTTCGCTAAATATGGCTCTAAGCTCGGTAAAAACATATTCTAGCCTCACTACACCTCCACTTGATCGCCAAGATGTAAGAACCTTTGTGCTAAAGTGGAATGAAACTGCGATAAAAGAAGCCATCATGCGTGAGTTGCGCCGTGGTGGGCAGATATTTTATGTTCATAACCTAATTGCTGATTTGCCTCGCTTGCAAAGAGAGATAAAGGCTATCGTGCCTACCTTGCGTATTTTAGTACTTCATGGCAAAATGGATGCCAAAACTAGCGAAGAAGAGATTTTAAACTTCGCTGATAAAAAATATGATTTACTACTTTGTACTAGCATTGTAGAAAGTGGAATTCACTTGCCAAATGCAAATACGATTTTTATAGATAATTCAAATAAATTTGGCATAGCTGATTTGCATCAGCTTCGTGGCAGAGTAGGGCGTAGCAAAGCTCAGGGCTTTTGCTATTTTCTTGTAGCTGAGGATGCCCAAATCTCAGCTGAGGCTAGCAAAAGACTATTAGCTCTAGAAGCAAACTCGTTTTTAGGCTCAGGGGCGGTGCTTGCCCATCATGACTTAGAGATCAGAGGTGGTGGAAATATCCTAGGCGATGCTCAAAGCGGTCATATAGAAGCAATCGGCTATAGTCTTTATCTAAAAATGCTAGAAAGCGAGATAAATCGCTGTTTAGCCCTAAAAAATGATGAGCAAAACACTCAAAAAGAAAGCCAAAATGTCGATATCCGCCTAAGCATAAATGCTTTTATAAATAGCGAGCTAATTGATTCTAATAGAGTGCGCTTAGAGCTTTATCGCAGGCTTAGTAAATGCGCTAGCGTGGATGAAGTATACGAAATAGGCGCAGAAATAGAAGACCGCTTTGGCAGGCTTGATATCTTTACAAAGCAGTTTTTGGATGTAATTATAATAAAAATCCTAGCCAAAGGCCTTGGTATAAAAGCTATTAGCAATTTTGAGCAAAACATCAGCTTTACGCCTATAAATGGAGAAAAAACCATAATAAAAGCAAAAAGCAAAGACGAAGATGATATAATAGAAGCGATTTTAAATCACCTAAGGAGTAAAAATGCAAATAACTAG
- a CDS encoding bactofilin family protein → MAIFGKTAIASNNKQSTIIGMGAIFKGNLTLNSMIYVDGTIEGDVVSTDSVVVGKNGILKGDVKAKKIVINGEIRGNVVADSIEILAGATLMGDMEVYELSCEPSGRFIGHCKYIEQELSSSYQTIEPDKE, encoded by the coding sequence ATGGCAATCTTTGGTAAAACTGCTATCGCCTCAAATAACAAACAAAGCACAATAATCGGCATGGGGGCGATTTTCAAAGGAAATTTAACTCTAAATTCTATGATATATGTAGATGGCACCATAGAAGGCGATGTAGTCTCAACTGATAGCGTAGTAGTAGGCAAAAATGGCATTTTAAAAGGCGATGTAAAGGCTAAAAAAATCGTTATAAACGGAGAGATTAGAGGTAATGTAGTAGCTGATAGCATAGAAATCCTTGCTGGGGCTACTTTGATGGGTGATATGGAAGTTTACGAGCTTAGCTGTGAGCCTAGTGGCCGTTTTATCGGGCATTGTAAGTATATAGAACAAGAGCTAAGCTCTAGTTACCAAACAATAGAACCAGATAAAGAGTAA
- a CDS encoding peptidoglycan DD-metalloendopeptidase family protein, whose product MGLRKNKFMITITDLNGSRNFVLGDVIKRIALYIVLVFVLIGVLTTFYVRYLLETTNEAKELMSDLQRQNSMINEAKQASQLELERLEGKISELGEQYGVDLNTSLENATFVQDIEKIMLSVAETKALFDGIPNGDPTGGQGRISDHYGYRTHPVLHYKQLHAGLDFAMPVGTPIYATANGVVLSAGMQPGYGHMVEIRHNFGFGARYGHLNGKYAVKQGDFVKKGDIIAYSGNSGLSTGPHLHYEIRFISKALNPINFVNWKQENYKDIFQKEGQIQWQSLVKLLSPQITNKAQ is encoded by the coding sequence ATGGGTTTAAGAAAAAATAAATTTATGATCACCATAACAGATCTAAATGGGTCTAGAAACTTTGTTTTAGGCGATGTAATAAAGCGAATTGCGCTTTATATCGTGCTTGTTTTTGTGCTAATTGGCGTGCTTACTACTTTTTATGTTCGCTATTTGCTAGAAACTACAAATGAAGCCAAAGAGCTAATGAGCGATTTACAACGCCAAAATAGCATGATAAATGAAGCCAAACAAGCTAGCCAGCTAGAACTAGAAAGACTTGAAGGCAAAATCAGCGAACTAGGCGAGCAATACGGCGTGGATCTAAACACTAGCTTAGAAAATGCTACCTTTGTGCAAGATATTGAAAAAATCATGCTCTCAGTGGCTGAGACAAAGGCGCTTTTTGATGGAATTCCAAATGGCGACCCAACAGGTGGGCAAGGCCGCATAAGCGATCATTATGGATATAGAACACATCCTGTTTTACATTATAAGCAACTGCACGCAGGGCTTGATTTTGCCATGCCTGTAGGCACTCCGATTTATGCTACGGCAAATGGCGTGGTGCTAAGTGCTGGTATGCAGCCAGGATATGGACACATGGTAGAAATCAGGCACAACTTTGGCTTTGGTGCTAGATATGGACATTTAAATGGAAAATATGCTGTAAAACAAGGTGATTTTGTGAAAAAAGGTGATATAATAGCTTATAGTGGAAACAGCGGACTTAGCACAGGGCCACATCTACACTATGAGATTCGCTTTATCTCAAAAGCGTTAAATCCTATAAACTTTGTAAATTGGAAACAAGAAAACTATAAAGATATATTCCAAAAGGAAGGACAAATACAATGGCAATCTTTGGTAAAACTGCTATCGCCTCAAATAACAAACAAAGCACAATAA
- a CDS encoding folylpolyglutamate synthase/dihydrofolate synthase family protein, translating to MKSLKEFLNAKPLYYDEIDYSRFPRAFEAIKNELEIKPIIHIIGTNGKGSTGRFLALILKANGKKVGHYTSPHIFDFNERFWLNGALASDDELELAHKELLEIFKKTSAEHFIAGLSYFEWATLLACVLFRDCDEWIFEAGLGGEHDATNALPKALSIFTPIGLDHRAFLGDSLDSIATTKLNAMSKNAIISAFFARLDIAKNIAKQKGASLKIAPKCATSNASKIYLKHKSIFLRQNFALALFSAKSLGAKWDKSVLAKMSEFDLQARAQKIYPNLLIDAGHNEHAAKAIKTHLLSTFGKRATTLVFNSFDDKDIKAVLSILAPCLKRILLYTYESCWRKLGTQNAHKIANELGIPCCDFDKTEFLKELKSRKNNFLVFGSFMLVGEFLKDFNGFKKK from the coding sequence ATGAAAAGTCTAAAAGAGTTTTTAAACGCCAAGCCGCTTTATTATGATGAGATTGATTATAGTCGCTTTCCTCGTGCCTTTGAGGCTATAAAAAATGAGCTAGAAATCAAGCCCATCATACATATAATAGGCACAAACGGCAAAGGCAGCACTGGGCGTTTTCTAGCCCTTATTTTAAAGGCAAATGGCAAAAAAGTAGGGCATTACACCAGCCCTCATATTTTTGATTTTAACGAGAGATTTTGGCTTAATGGAGCTTTGGCTAGTGATGATGAGCTAGAACTTGCTCACAAAGAGCTTTTAGAGATTTTTAAAAAAACTAGCGCAGAGCATTTTATAGCGGGGCTTAGCTATTTTGAGTGGGCGACTTTGCTAGCTTGCGTCCTTTTTAGAGATTGTGATGAGTGGATTTTTGAGGCTGGGCTTGGTGGTGAGCATGATGCGACAAATGCTCTGCCAAAAGCCCTTAGCATTTTTACGCCCATTGGACTTGATCACAGGGCTTTTTTAGGGGATAGTTTGGATAGCATTGCTACAACCAAGCTAAATGCGATGAGCAAAAACGCTATAATATCTGCGTTTTTTGCTAGGCTTGATATAGCAAAAAATATAGCAAAGCAAAAAGGAGCAAGCCTAAAAATCGCGCCTAAATGCGCTACTAGCAATGCTAGCAAGATTTATCTAAAACACAAAAGTATTTTTTTGCGCCAAAACTTCGCCCTTGCGCTTTTTAGCGCAAAAAGCCTTGGCGCAAAGTGGGATAAAAGCGTGCTAGCAAAAATGAGCGAGTTTGACCTACAAGCCAGAGCGCAAAAAATCTATCCAAACTTGCTAATTGATGCAGGGCATAACGAACACGCCGCAAAGGCTATAAAAACGCATTTACTCTCTACTTTTGGTAAAAGGGCAACAACGCTAGTATTTAACAGCTTTGATGATAAGGATATAAAAGCCGTGCTAAGCATTTTAGCTCCGTGCTTAAAGCGTATTTTACTCTACACTTATGAGAGCTGCTGGCGCAAACTTGGCACGCAAAATGCTCATAAAATAGCAAATGAATTAGGAATTCCTTGCTGTGATTTTGATAAAACAGAGTTTTTAAAAGAGTTAAAATCAAGGAAAAATAACTTTTTAGTCTTTGGTTCTTTTATGCTAGTAGGCGAGTTTTTAAAGGATTTTAATGGGTTTAAGAAAAAATAA
- a CDS encoding GGDEF domain-containing protein, with protein sequence MATLLGEVIKDTIKEAALNKITLTPENYAQLFCKVAASKGVSSPECQKLQGYISRLNEHLQNEISRMPMRTESEFIAYLISRLNRASSESGGKITPDLISLNKSILNSIKLLRNKDATDLASRTMSTLESNPSDTNLKILREKWQSFIANYDDSYIDDLKKYGVNKSDDLKGIIDALMSSNIEISGSKDYYLIAELILHSLLPSITPKMDDELESLSKRLRDMPELIENANMQDDIKNLINKRIGLDRNEFESKISGLDKILVDIENELEAYSKKLGLEQNNKLGDIRKELEDLGGSSEYKNVKNKLENVANSISTNLRDFEVKLNDSKRAIKSLKDQIRELQEQLEKSAKEAQNDFLTGLYTKRALEAQLNRVEEDYINKDIEYCICFFDIDHFKHINDTYGHSAGDVILAKIGGILHKMSRQIDVVARYGGEEFVAILPLCDLKQAQKYANEILHNVHSYEFVYKQSKFNVTISCGIASRTQTKSRISCMEKADEMLYAAKKAGRNCVKVLES encoded by the coding sequence ATGGCAACTTTACTTGGCGAAGTCATCAAAGATACTATAAAAGAAGCAGCTCTAAATAAAATCACACTAACCCCAGAAAACTACGCTCAGCTCTTTTGTAAAGTAGCTGCTAGCAAGGGTGTAAGCAGCCCAGAGTGCCAAAAGCTACAAGGCTATATATCTCGCCTTAATGAGCATTTGCAAAATGAAATTTCTAGAATGCCGATGAGAACAGAATCTGAGTTTATCGCCTATCTCATCTCTAGACTAAATAGAGCTAGCAGCGAGAGTGGCGGCAAAATCACCCCTGATCTAATCTCTCTAAATAAAAGCATACTAAATAGTATAAAACTGCTAAGAAACAAAGACGCAACCGATCTAGCAAGTCGCACAATGAGCACTTTAGAGAGTAATCCTAGCGATACAAACCTAAAAATACTGCGTGAAAAATGGCAAAGCTTTATCGCAAACTACGATGATAGCTATATTGATGATCTTAAAAAATACGGCGTAAATAAAAGCGATGATCTAAAAGGCATAATTGATGCTTTAATGAGCTCAAATATTGAAATATCAGGCTCAAAGGATTATTATTTAATAGCTGAGCTAATTTTACACTCGCTTTTGCCAAGCATTACTCCAAAGATGGATGATGAGCTAGAAAGCCTTAGCAAACGCCTTCGTGATATGCCTGAGCTAATAGAAAATGCAAATATGCAAGACGATATCAAAAATCTCATAAATAAGCGCATAGGGCTTGATAGAAATGAGTTTGAAAGCAAAATCTCGGGCCTAGATAAAATTCTAGTAGACATAGAAAACGAGCTTGAAGCCTACTCAAAAAAGCTAGGCTTAGAGCAAAATAACAAGCTAGGTGATATACGCAAAGAGCTAGAGGATCTAGGTGGCAGCAGCGAGTATAAAAATGTAAAAAACAAACTAGAAAATGTCGCAAACTCGATTAGCACAAATCTAAGAGACTTTGAAGTAAAGCTAAATGACTCAAAGCGTGCGATAAAATCGCTTAAAGATCAAATAAGAGAGCTTCAAGAACAGCTAGAAAAATCAGCCAAAGAAGCGCAAAATGACTTTTTAACCGGACTTTATACCAAGCGAGCCTTAGAAGCACAGCTTAACAGAGTTGAAGAAGATTATATAAATAAAGATATAGAATATTGTATATGCTTTTTTGATATTGATCACTTTAAGCATATAAATGATACTTACGGACACAGCGCAGGTGATGTAATACTAGCAAAAATAGGGGGTATCCTACACAAAATGTCGCGCCAAATCGATGTGGTAGCAAGATATGGTGGAGAGGAGTTTGTAGCGATTTTGCCACTTTGTGATTTAAAGCAGGCGCAAAAATACGCAAACGAAATACTGCATAATGTGCACTCATATGAGTTTGTTTACAAACAAAGTAAGTTTAATGTAACTATAAGCTGCGGTATAGCCTCACGCACGCAAACAAAAAGCCGTATAAGCTGTATGGAAAAAGCTGATGAAATGCTCTACGCTGCCAAAAAAGCTGGGCGAAACTGCGTAAAGGTTTTAGAAAGCTAG
- the lptE gene encoding LPS assembly lipoprotein LptE, with the protein MLKKLIIFFGVLMILGCGYKPVSVLTKEIIAENVYVDVVIKKSDPANSVAIKDGIREAVIKRLNRDLSSQSDADTVIIANIANVVFVPTSFDRFGFVNAYEAQVSIDYKVKLSSGEPLSIIATGKSYFRMNRQVLDTIYTDSVITNQDRYNAIFEASKESFDELIAKLALKGYKLKKD; encoded by the coding sequence ATGCTAAAAAAACTTATAATATTTTTTGGAGTTTTGATGATACTAGGCTGTGGATACAAGCCTGTTAGCGTGCTAACAAAAGAAATAATTGCTGAGAATGTCTATGTAGATGTGGTAATAAAAAAGAGCGACCCAGCAAACTCTGTGGCTATAAAAGATGGCATTAGAGAAGCTGTAATAAAGCGCCTTAATAGAGACCTCTCTAGCCAAAGCGACGCTGATACAGTGATAATAGCAAATATCGCAAATGTAGTTTTTGTGCCTACTTCTTTTGATAGATTTGGCTTTGTAAATGCCTATGAAGCGCAAGTAAGCATAGACTATAAAGTAAAGTTAAGCAGCGGCGAGCCACTAAGTATCATAGCCACTGGCAAAAGCTACTTTCGTATGAACCGTCAAGTGCTAGATACAATCTACACAGATAGCGTAATCACAAATCAAGACCGCTATAATGCTATCTTTGAGGCTAGCAAAGAAAGCTTTGATGAACTAATCGCAAAACTAGCCCTAAAAGGCTATAAGCTAAAAAAGGACTAA
- the murC gene encoding UDP-N-acetylmuramate--L-alanine ligase: MKKVHFIGIGGIGISAIARFLFEQGFVVSGSDIKESEVTKELSEAGMKISVPHSKQAVLDASPDFVVYSAAIKPNNIELEAARNAGIECLSRKEALPLVLKDKKVFAVAGAHGKSTTSAMLASLLDGSVIIGAVSKQFGSNMKYEQSENVIFEADESDSSFLNSNPYLAIVTNAEPEHMEHYDYDLAKFHAAYRGFLERAKVRVINTDDEFLGTLKMDSIRLNEGDISDIKVILRDNEPFTSFNLKGLGRFEAYGAGKHIAVDASLAVLGANCEVGLELIRERLKNYRGIKKRFDILVASPNYALIDDYGHHPTEIAATLKSARLYADLLGLSKITAIFQPHRYTRLKANLDGFKQCFSGADELVVLPVFAAGEEPNDVDLKAEFSTATFAERIERKGDFIAFKDSFGVAHILNDGLVIGFGAGDISAQLRGK; encoded by the coding sequence ATGAAAAAAGTCCATTTTATCGGCATCGGTGGCATTGGAATTTCAGCTATTGCTAGATTTTTGTTTGAACAAGGCTTTGTAGTAAGTGGCAGTGATATAAAAGAAAGCGAAGTTACAAAAGAGCTTAGCGAAGCTGGCATGAAAATAAGCGTGCCACATAGTAAACAAGCCGTGCTAGATGCTAGTCCTGATTTTGTCGTATACTCAGCTGCTATAAAGCCAAATAATATAGAGTTAGAAGCTGCTAGAAATGCTGGTATAGAGTGTCTTTCACGCAAAGAAGCCCTGCCTTTGGTGCTAAAAGATAAAAAGGTCTTTGCCGTAGCTGGTGCACATGGCAAAAGCACCACAAGCGCAATGCTAGCAAGCCTGCTTGATGGTAGCGTGATAATAGGCGCAGTCTCAAAGCAGTTTGGCTCAAATATGAAATACGAACAAAGCGAAAATGTGATTTTTGAAGCTGATGAGAGTGATTCAAGTTTTCTTAACTCAAATCCCTATCTAGCAATAGTTACAAACGCAGAACCTGAGCATATGGAGCATTATGATTATGACTTGGCTAAGTTTCATGCGGCATATAGGGGCTTTTTGGAGCGTGCGAAGGTGCGTGTGATAAATACTGATGATGAGTTTTTAGGCACGCTTAAGATGGATAGCATTCGGCTAAATGAAGGCGATATTAGCGATATAAAGGTGATTTTGCGTGATAATGAGCCCTTTACTAGCTTTAATCTAAAAGGTCTTGGGCGTTTTGAGGCGTATGGGGCTGGTAAGCATATCGCTGTGGATGCCTCACTAGCAGTGCTTGGGGCAAACTGCGAGGTGGGATTAGAGCTTATAAGGGAGCGGCTAAAAAATTATAGAGGCATAAAAAAACGCTTTGATATACTTGTAGCTAGTCCAAATTACGCTTTAATCGACGACTACGGACACCACCCAACAGAAATCGCAGCCACGCTAAAATCAGCTAGGCTTTATGCTGATTTGCTAGGGCTTAGCAAGATTACAGCGATATTTCAGCCACATCGCTATACTAGACTAAAGGCAAATTTAGATGGCTTTAAGCAGTGTTTTAGCGGAGCTGATGAGCTAGTTGTGTTGCCAGTTTTTGCGGCTGGTGAGGAGCCAAATGATGTGGATTTAAAAGCAGAGTTTAGCACAGCGACCTTTGCTGAAAGAATAGAGCGCAAGGGCGATTTTATCGCTTTTAAAGACAGCTTTGGCGTGGCTCATATACTAAATGACGGACTTGTAATAGGCTTTGGGGCTGGGGATATCTCAGCTCAGCTTAGAGGCAAATAA
- a CDS encoding class I SAM-dependent methyltransferase — MKQKVIATYESTPYTSRAFKASSPLRLEAISALFGFKSKELGSCRVLELGCSFGANIIYAALNAPSAEFVGIDISPVHIQKAQKIAKDIGAKNLEFLEADICEIIADERALKSLGKFDYIIAHGLYSWVDDRVKDALFMLISKTLSQNGLAYVSFNAYPGWKQRDILRDLMLFSTSHLERDDERLSRAKSVLKALLGYANSFDENSEQRAVFSKAFLEHAKDICELYDDFYLMHEHFELSNDPKYLSQFVTHASKFDLAYLLDSSLSASFFDARNQVLLRPSLSERIKAEQYSDFLSMRCFRAAILSHSKLAKARESALLGRLESLELKSVYYRGDFDIARHEITAKNGSVVLNTSAKALAQALNNFYPSFASISELADAINTEPKSICALLLQLVFIGAVEISAKKLEFPAYEKGKTRLKESLRGYLEYFATTSKPKISLAGYMGEILSLEPYEAHLALLFDGKRDIKELCDDFISYLEKNNIDLKDEQTGLFGLRKDYDFMLNYTKQIAKTLQNSGFFEKIE; from the coding sequence ATGAAGCAAAAAGTAATAGCCACTTATGAGAGCACGCCATATACTAGTAGGGCTTTTAAGGCTAGTTCGCCGCTGCGCTTAGAGGCTATTAGTGCGCTTTTTGGCTTTAAAAGTAAGGAGCTAGGGAGTTGTAGAGTTTTAGAGCTAGGTTGTAGCTTTGGAGCAAATATTATTTATGCTGCATTAAATGCGCCTAGTGCAGAGTTTGTAGGCATTGACATCAGTCCAGTCCACATCCAAAAAGCCCAAAAAATCGCCAAGGATATAGGCGCAAAAAATCTAGAATTCCTTGAAGCTGATATTTGTGAAATCATAGCTGATGAAAGAGCATTAAAAAGTCTAGGAAAGTTTGATTATATCATCGCTCATGGGCTTTATAGCTGGGTAGATGATAGAGTAAAGGACGCTCTTTTTATGCTTATTAGCAAAACTCTTAGCCAAAATGGCTTAGCCTATGTTAGTTTTAATGCCTATCCAGGCTGGAAACAGCGCGATATCTTGCGTGATCTCATGCTTTTTAGCACTTCACATTTAGAGCGTGATGATGAGAGACTAAGTCGCGCAAAAAGCGTCCTAAAGGCACTTTTAGGCTACGCAAACAGCTTTGATGAAAATAGCGAGCAAAGAGCAGTTTTTAGCAAGGCTTTTTTAGAGCATGCAAAAGACATCTGCGAGCTTTATGATGATTTTTACCTTATGCACGAGCATTTTGAGCTCTCAAACGACCCAAAATATTTAAGCCAGTTTGTCACCCACGCTAGCAAGTTTGATCTTGCTTATTTGCTTGATAGCTCACTCTCGGCTAGCTTTTTTGACGCAAGGAATCAGGTCTTGCTTCGCCCTAGCTTAAGCGAAAGGATAAAAGCCGAGCAATACAGCGATTTTCTTAGTATGCGCTGTTTTAGAGCTGCTATTTTATCGCACTCAAAGCTAGCAAAAGCACGTGAGAGCGCACTGCTTGGCAGATTAGAGAGCTTAGAGCTTAAAAGCGTTTATTACAGAGGGGATTTTGATATAGCTCGTCACGAAATAACAGCCAAAAATGGCAGCGTAGTGCTAAATACTAGCGCAAAAGCCCTAGCGCAGGCTCTAAATAATTTTTATCCAAGCTTTGCTAGCATTAGCGAGCTAGCAGACGCTATAAATACTGAGCCTAAAAGTATTTGCGCTTTATTGCTCCAGCTTGTTTTTATAGGTGCTGTTGAGATCAGCGCAAAAAAACTAGAATTCCCAGCTTATGAAAAGGGCAAAACTAGGCTAAAAGAGAGTTTAAGGGGATATTTAGAGTATTTTGCCACTACTTCTAAGCCAAAAATCAGCCTTGCTGGCTACATGGGCGAGATTTTAAGCCTTGAGCCTTATGAGGCACATTTAGCCTTGCTTTTTGATGGTAAGCGTGATATAAAGGAGCTTTGTGATGATTTTATAAGCTATTTAGAGAAAAATAATATAGATTTAAAAGACGAGCAAACAGGACTTTTTGGGCTTAGAAAAGACTATGATTTTATGCTAAATTACACAAAGCAAATAGCCAAAACCCTACAAAACTCCGGCTTTTTTGAGAAAATTGAGTAG